TTCTGCAGTGGATTACAAGTGTCAAATtataaaagtagactttaaaaaaaaaaccaatatcatgcttgataataataataataatcatcatcctcatcattaatattattaatatttctgttaaagtatatatatatatatatatatatatatatatatatatatatatatatatatatatatatatatatatatatatatatattttcatttctaatacataataaatgttaaatttcattttataataaatagcctttatttattcatgatttatatatgatattagaatacgtgttagcttttataagtgattttatgttttagaataggatatgtcatattcttaataatatttgtaaagaaaacacaGGCCCTGTActgtatgtgccatttacatatatttcaaataatgtagaaagcgagtgcatgtttttaacaaatctaatattggattttattttaaatgcatgtgcgtgtagaacaatatcatttgcacaaagaaataatAGGGTTCTTCTCTTAAGAAGTTGTTTCTCCGTCctgtttagagcgtcattatggacATTTATATAACTAACGTAGTTCAAGCGATGGAtttgcgacagagaaactatgcgttttgggaacactcgtcactacatcgttcttttcccaactgatgcatcgtactatgatagttcagccgcaaattacgtcgttgtttgggaaatgcaccccagttTTATAAAGCGCTTGGACACGGAAGCCACTTTGTGTggcatcacacttaacaagcagattgttttttttttttttttttttttcaaagcattttatgaaaatgtgtgtcaaaataagattcgTCACCAAAAaccattccatttgctgaaacacagagaatgtTGTGtctaaattaagactcaaaatcacccaagAGCACATGTAAACATCCCCAGCAGCACACATGGGTTAACATGGATGATGAAATGGATAGTGCACCCAAAAACATTGTGCAGAAATGTCACTGTGTGACAAGACCAATTGCTTTCCTTCATAAAACCTCAATGTAGCGATTGGAGTCAGGTATTCATTTTCTGCAGCCTTTAAAAAAATAGCCATATCGTTGACTTTTACAATATAGACACCTTTTATATATCACCATAAACAGTATGAtatgttataataaataaataacacacagaCAGAAGTTAACAATATTCATAAACACAGGAAAAGTACCAAATCTGCAAATCATCAAAGCattttgaaggatcatgtgacttgaGTATTGATGTGAAACTAATATCCAAAGAAGATATTAATCCAAAACAGTTACCTGGGGTCTCGAGTATCAGGGATTGTTCTGTTCAAGGGTAATCTGTTACTGAGGAAAACATTGTATCCAAACTCCTGAAACAGTTTCTCTGCTTCCATCTGTTCCTCCTCTGTCAGTTCAGCTCCCCATGAACTGAAGAGCGGTGAATTCGGATACAACTTCTTCACCTCAGTTTTCTTTGTAATTTTCTGTCCCACAGGAGCCTCTTTGACTTTTTGACTTCTGACCTCTAGAGCTGAACCAGGAACAGTATATAACCATTTACTTAAACTTTCAgccattaattttgttttcagaatGTATGTAAAGTGCACAAACTCACCTAAATGATGAACTTGATCTTCTATTCTCTTCAGTCTTTGAAGAACATCCAGATCTTCTGCCCTTTGTAACCTGTTGCCTTTACTCTGTTCAGGTCTGATAAAAAACATGTACACGAGACTATACAATATGCAACCAATAACTAACACGCCAACTCTTGtagcaattttcattttcaaaacatCTGTGGTTGTGATAATTAAGTATAAACCCTTAGCTAAAGGTATATGAATGCCTGCTCATAAAGTTATACCAACAAGCGTGTTCACTTTATCTCTGAGATACGGGAGTGGTTAAAGCAATTGCTGATTAAAGTCAAAGTCGCATAAAGTCAAAGTTCCTGCAGTAAACGTTTAAGTTAATGTcgaacttaaagggatagttcagaccaaaaatgaaaatgtacttactatttactcacctttaagtggttccaaatcttttcaggatttttcttaaatatgtttatttaatatatattatgaaaatatactatagtaatttatagtaaatacagtAAAGTATTTAAACCATTCTATAGTAACATACTTGAGTGAATCATTTGTGGTAATTCTGTTTGCCATGCTAATAGGCAACAAcatctatagtaatataaacaacaaaatactCTGCAATCATCAATCATTTCGACAACTACACttttaacccttactgtagattatgcagtaaataaccgtaaaatagccagtgttttgctgtaataacagGAAACAGTATTTGACTATAAAatgagcaggatttgtatgaaattgtgtagtgcaaagaataagtgacagtaatttactttatgtagccATTACAGGTAACTGtgaaatggtaaattactgttcaaccattactgtctcatctactctgatgctttatagtgctatatatatatatatatatatatatatatatatatatatatatatatatatatatatatatatatatatatatatatatatatatatatataaaatatattgcatttatCTTAATGCAAAAAACAATGCTTTAGAcattgacacacacatacacaggatgTCTgtcttattttaaacacaaaatctTGAAAATTGTGTTTTCAGAATATGTTGgtcctttaagggagccaggtgtttgattacTTTAAATACTCCCTTCTGTGTTTAACATTTTAGACGCAGAGTCTGATGTTTTAATCCACAAAtacagtaagtaaaatgtgttcaaatgtttttgagggtttgcAAGTCTGTGTAATAAGGTATATTGTTGTTGTCTTGAGTCCTTGAAGGCTACATTGTTAgatagttagcctctcctcatataacttcttacattacttttatttaagtatatCTATTCATTGGATATTGCCTATTTCCATAATGTACAGTCTTTTTGGCAAATAAGCAGATTTTTTTACACATAAATCTCCTGTTAGGTATAACCTACACAGGAATCATCACAGGGATTTGCAAACCTCTACTCTTAGGTCCCAGGTTGTGactttgttgctaagtatttttcagagctgtgtttctaACTGTGAATTCATAAGGACAATAGAAATGTTTGTTTTCTTGaacattttaagtaaataatctgacttttttttgttgccgactttattattgttttatttttagtttttacaattattttacactttttattgagaattgttTTGAGCCTGTTTTTTGACAAACCTGTTTCTAACCATATCTAgaataagtatgtgtgtgtgtgtttttttgtttgatatgctaaacttaaaaaaaaaaaaaaacttaatgaagTATCACTTTTggtccttttttgtttttaacctgACACTATTTTAACCTTGTGAACCAGGAGTCAAGTAATGCCACATTAAAGCTTATTCAAAGGTAAGTATTATACTATAAATGAACAACATacatttcaaagtaaaaaaaaaacaactctctCTTAAACAGCACTTCCATATTTTTTTTGCAGAGGCTCAATGAAGTTGACTGGAAAACATCAATTGAAGTAAGTAAAAGTGGTATTTCTAGAATAAAGTGTTtcttaaataaattcataaatcaggtaatttgtttagttttttttattgctacaggtttggaacaacatgggGATCAGTGctgaatgattttttattttttgctttggatgaagtttgttaattaatttatattgtttttcttttattggatatgtgattgtgataaatgttggtgGTTGCTTAAAtgttgtcaaactcagttccaattCCAGccgagtttagttcccaccctgcttcaacattacatGTAGACTTCTAATAagcctcaattagtttgatcaggtttaattagagttaacgctaaactgtgcagacctgtggcccTCTGTTATAGGTTAGATGAGATTTAaatgtttgacacctgtgctactgtatatacactgcaTGTGTTGTTAGTTAATTGAACCtttttgtttcattgtaaatagaaaatgtattGATACCTGCTGATTTCATTAATgctgttatacattttctgttgtgtatttgtttgctgccaaaacaataaaatacatttgtctgaAGAATCTATATGCTTTCTAATTTAATAACActtaagaatactgattaattttagtaactgTACAATAACTTAATATGACATACCATTATTGTGTATGCGGTATAATGATGTtatttgtaacactacagtacagtaagtaCTTATCTGCAGTTTCCAGTTAGTAATTAACTGACAagactgttgccagttactcacTGTGAccaaaccattacagtgagtagctggcaacagtgttgccagtattgcactgtaaaaagccTGGTAAAGTCTAACAGTGTAGGGTATATTATACCTGCAATACACTACAGTGAAAACTGCAGTAAAActaagtatactacagtatttattacagtttatcagtttaatatAGTACAATTTGCGGCAGAATTCATTGACAACGTGTTGTAAATCCTATAATATAAAGCGTATAATACAGTTTATGGTTCACCAACACTATTGCTACAAtgtaccatagtattttttcatgtgggtgtaCATGCTGCTTTCATGTTTGTATTAATCGAATTTGTGTATACACTTGGCCTGATAACATACGCCATATCTGCTAAACTTTTTTAGTGAATGAatgatgctctctctctctctacctgTTACTTGGTCTTGTAAAACACTTGCTTCCGGCGCCTGCTGGTGAGATAGAGTAAAAGCAGATGAACACTATGCACCAGTACTCTATTATATTTTTGCAATGTTGAATGTTCTATCAAATTTGAAACAAGCCGAATTTAAAATAATGGTTTTATTCAACCATGTAGTATACACAGAAGAACACTTCCTCctcgcttttaaaaaataataaatacctCAGTATTCAAGTATTCCCACACACAAATATACTTTACTATACTGTAAGATTTACTATAATAAACTTTAGTATACTGTAGTATATATGagcgagtgtgatattgcgtttagaCAACAGTTCAACGTCATAAAGGTTGTTTTAAAGGTTATGAGATCTAAAATGCCCCTGAACACTCACACATTTCCTTAGTAATTTCGTTATTATACTAGAGTTAAGTGTAGTACAAACACCACAACAAATGACCAAATTGTTGCAATTCACTATGGCATATTTACCAGAGTAAAGTTCAAAACACTACTCTAATTATTTACCATGGGAATTTTATCTACACATTCCATAGTTGTTTAATCTAAAATACtatggtattttaaaatataggtCATACTGTCACCTCTtggttaaaggttcaggacacactggagaacttttttttttatattaacagatttgtgtgtgttgagcatcagttaagacaatgttagcacctgtcagctttaattgtggggaaaactggataattttgagctttgtcagctaatttcagcttccgggttttaaatgatttttggggcgggatcaaaatctgcgacgtagcgcagaactgcaagtgcaatgatgaagcgtcggtttctcattattattcatagcggagttttcttatcctatgagaagagccggctgcttaattattcatgagacctgccagacacggacccacggcacacagtatttagccgttcatgaaggctcatatgcctttttttccatgatccacggggtttgttgcatgtttttccccgcgatcttgtcagggcagatcatacagcaaagctgtgtgtgtgctgctagcatttttgtcgggagagcagcacgagaattagagaatagCAGACGCTGTCTTTTAGCAgaagttcgttcacattcagacacatcactgtgctgctgtgtttgcctaaatcctccagattaccagcaaggctaatggttaaaatagacaggtcaggagagctgctgcactgagtctgctggatttgggaattgagggagaagtcctcatttatagggtttacatgaacacacttatctttataatgatataaattgtggttatgtggatatgaaattacgaataaaaaatgtagcagggcattaaatcactgttcatttcttcgcattttaactttgtaaactataaactcatgcgtctcctcacggtttgtctcattttgtgagctaactgacaacaacagttgatcgctcacgttctcccctgctggctacgcccactcctgcctgatgctcgcggagctccacgcccattaatcatgcatcttttgaaaaaattctgaagtagactttaaccgaaagtggggggtgtcatggccctttaaacaacaaaacacatttatgCTTAAACTCCTCCAGCTTAAGTTAATTTTCTGAGAACAGCGTGATAACCAGCCTGAAAAAATTCTACAGTCATTTATAGAAAACACTATGGTGTTTTTCAACCATACTATAGCaaaataacataatttatttGTTGCCAATTCTATAGTTAGCatggtaatacaacaactatatTAGTTAGGTTTTTTCAAGCTATCAATATTATATTACTATACAGATTTACTGCAGTAAAAAATAAGGTATGCTGCAGCATTTAATACAGTTTATCTGTAGCATTTATTAGAAaatgttgtaaatactataatatccACAGTATAAATGCACTTAATTGTAGTATAAACTGTAAATTAATATAGTGTATTTCATATAGGATATATCTTGCAATTATTTGCCAGATATTACATCCCTTGCTGAATTTCAGCAGGGTATTACTCCTTCTGGGATTAAATAAAATCTATCAACAGGACCTGTGAACTTTTGCTGCTCAATTTTCATTTATTGCTCAAACAGGACAGAAATATCActttttttacacacaaaaacCAACAGTAATAGTCCACATAATGTTATCTTCACTGTGATCAAATAATAATTGTTTCTCCCAAAGCTTGCCCAGCCAGAACACTTTACGGTGTTGCAAGTAAAATGATTCATCATCTCTTCTGAAACATTTATCTACTGCTGGTGTTAAATTGGGAATAATAGCGCTCGTCTGGAATGTTGGTGTACACATCCTGAAGATGTTTCTTCCTGTGAATGGAAACAGTGTTACACAATGATAAACAGAAATAACATTCACAAAACTAATTACAGTATTttggtaatttttaaaaatctagaaaaaaaaaaaaaaaaaatatatatatatatatatatatatatatatatatatatatatatatatatatatatatatatatatatttgtatatttatttgtatatttatttgtatatatatatttttttacttaatatataTTAGTCAACCAAAATCAATTTAACCCACCGAGCATCATGGATATGAGCCAGCTGTGAGTTGGAATTGTCCATTGCTCTGCGCAGCTCCTTATTAATGCGTGCTTGTTGTCTTTCCAGCAGCAATGCAGCACGAGCTGAGCTCATGCGTTCCTGATGTTCCTGAAGATCCTTCTGTCGTTGTTCCATGTTGGCTCGCTGCACAGATTTATTCgacttttaacatttaaatgtatCTGAATTACTGGAGTAAAAATGGATAATGGAGATAATggagtaaaaaaaagttttggaacAGCATAAAGTGTGATGTACTTTGTAATACACATGTGCAAAATAGTCATACTTCTTtagtcaaaatatttaaaaaaaaatgtgtagatTACTTGTTAAGTTACAATATATTCAACTTAAGTGGtggagaggtttattttagcttttacaCAGCTAGTTAACCTAGTTTTCCCCTGAGTTGTGTTGTGGATAAAATATAGGATAAGTTTTAATTATACATCACAAATGGGTCCTACAGAGATGTATTTAACAtaacatatataaaaacacaggcaggaattaatatcaacATCTGCATTAACAGGTTATTTTTCAGATCCTTTAATCTGCATCACTTTTAACTTCAGAAAAATGACTGAATCCCTCATGAAGAGCTGAGGGATATGACATAAACATGCTTTAAACATTTATACTCTGTGGTcaacatgtgtttgttgcctcatttcGACCATTTGCAAGGAGTTTCACAATATACACGTTAAACtaacaaatatacatttaaacatattttacacCTCTTTGGGGaataatttaacatattataatttgtatattccACTCCATGTGCTCCGTGGCCATGCATGAAGCTGCTTACTCTTCCCTAAATCCTATccagttttcaaaataagagtcccgtATACATAGGAAGGCCCAATACTAATTCTACGCCTTAGCCCTTATTCTAtattctatatacagttgaagtcagaattattagccctccccattttaatttttttctttttttaaatatttcccaaattatgtttaacagggcaaagaaaaattcacagtatgtctgataatattttttttttcttctggagaaagtcttatatgttttatttcggctaaaatacaagcagttattaatttttcaaacagcattttaaggacaaaattattagccattttaagcttaattattttcaatagtcaacagaacaaaccatcgttatacaatgacttgcctaattaccctaacctgcctagttaacccaattaacctagttaagcctttaaatgtcactttaagttgtataaaagtatcttgaaaaatatctagtcaaatgttatttactgtcatcatggcaagataaaataaatcagttattagaaatgagttattaaaactattattttttataatgtgttgaaaaaaatctctcctttaaacagaaattgggaaaaaaaaataaacaggggggctaataattatgacttcagctgtatgtagtTGGTGTATTCTTGGTTTCTAGTGTGGTCCTTTAAAATCTCCAGCTCTTCCCTTTAGCCCGACACCCTCAAACTAAGGAGAATTGGGAAACCCCTACCTCTACCCCTTCAATccacaaaacgaggggtagggatgtcccaattctctttatcttGAAGGCGGCCATCGTCTATGTCATATGACGTTAGAGCTTGCGATGATGTGTGTGGAAGTTGTAGTGGTGTCACATTTCTTAAGAGTAAATTTGGGTTTCAAGGGCAAAAGGAAAAGGGTAGGGGTAAAAAaaagaattaggattgggcctagGTATAATACAAGCTTAGATGAACTTTAAAATATGTGCAAAAAAATATCATTGTAATCTTATTAGATAATGTTATGGCCAATCAAACGCTGCCTGATTTACATGAGAAAGAGGAAAAAATGTGGTTCTTGGTATTTCATAACCATGTACTGAGCTCTTATTATTCAGATATGCCTAAGTACAGTGGTGCCTGCAGCCGTACAGCTGTAAGCAGTGTGCGTACCTACCATGAGACGGCAGGAATTAATGccactttttaattaatttttttattacataatttaaattaattattaaacagtATGCACTACGATATATTGACAAAGTAATAaagaatgagaataaataaaggtgtgtgattgtgtgttttaaagtgtgtatgtacttGAGAGCTGAGAGCTGGTTTCTGGTTGGAATCTGTTTGCTTTAGTTTTGCTTGCGGTTTTCCACAAACTAAAAATCACAATTCAGAGagctattgtttaaaacaaggttcAAAATGAGTAAACTCTCTTTAAAACAGCTAAACTTAATTGAGATATTTGCCCAAAGGCCTAAAACTAATGAGACAAATATTGCTTCCCCATACGGAAGGGAGACCAGGTGCAGCCTGTGGCTGTGCAGCCTCCTCGCATGGAACTCCTACCATTCAAGGTGGTTTACACagttttatctgacagactggcacaaataagCAGACCTCTTCATTCTCAAaacgagtttctgagttctctcaccCTTCCAAAAGAGTTTGAgactggttttgaagcacttcacctattcgttattcttgtttatctagtaGATAGCTGACCAACAAAAATTATAGTAAGATTAAGAAAcaatgatgtgctttcattttctcggTCTCACTCACGACAATGccctcaaataatgtagcctttgACAGCATGCATCAGTGTTTTTTGAGATTGAAATGAGAATAAGGGATGATGGGGCAGGGTGGTGCTGGATATGTGCATACCTTTGAGTATAATCTTGCAGCTGCCCCTGCCTAAGTAtatgcagattttcattctatTGCACTTTAACATGCTAAGTTTGACcactaatttaaaatatttgatgtGATTTAGTCCTGTACAATATATCAagtcagcatcgatatcgcaatgtacacatctgcaatagtctaatcgcaagatatgcaatgttgagtctgaaatatagttgaccaggagcttaGTTGACCAAGGATAACCATAATAGAGTTAAGGTTTATCAGTTGCATGTGATTTTAGGGCCAGTGAATGAGCATTTCATGTGAGTTTAGAACATTTTAGCACAAAAAATTATGATGTTTGGAGGTGtaacattgatttatttaattttgaatttaaacagaATTGATatcatttatgcaaaaaaaaattgtctttgtttctagtccaaatatctacattttgaattgaaaacatgattattttactTGATCAAAGAATTTGTAGACAtttagacaagaaacaagacaaagcaaaggaagaaaagcactttttgcattgtgattattccaTTTTTTTACCTAAATGCTGTTAGACACCCCAGAAAACTGCCACATAGAGCTATTTAAAACATCTTGTGAAtctatttatattgcaatatttatcacataaaaataaaatatggcaatatcatatttttccaatatcgtgcagcccttatGTGAGTTATTATTCAATAAAAGTTAGTCATTCTCTGGCTTACCTTTCTGTCTTCTGCTTGCTGCCGCTGGTATTGTGTGTACGTTTGGAGCTCTTGAGGACTCATTCCCTTGTAACAGTCTCTGCGCAGACGAGACAAACCCAGAACGCTCACATTCTGCTCAGGGTTTTCCATCAGCAGGTCTCCGTTCAGCTGGTTGTAGATCTCTGTCTGGTTGTTCTCTTCTTCTTCGCGGTGCTCTTGTAGACGTCGATGTGTGATTTCTGCAGCCTTTGTAAGTCAAGATATAGCAAGGAACAATGGAAAATGACACATGAGTGATACTACTgaggttatttttttaaatagaaaagcTGTTTCATCCATTTTGTCTCACCAGTGCAAGGTTAAAGTCTTTGGTGGCGATGAGTAAGTCTCGCTTGGTTTGTTCCTCCATTTTCTGCAGTTCGAGAGCTCGGCTGTCCAAAGACATTCTGATTTGGTCATATTGATTCTCTGTGTGAAACAAACATTGGGAAAAAATAGTGTAATACTGTTTGATTCTGTATGGTTTTAGTAGATTTAagatcatttaaataatgttCTTATTAAACATATTATAAAACACACAAGTTAACCATTTAAGCTTATTAGGTTATTTGGCATTGCTTTTAAAAATCCAGTCATCAAATTTATTGATCTTGcttgttattttaatattactcAGATATTTATGtagttcatttttaattaattaacacagggtttctgcaggtttcaccaagtcaaatgtaagactttttaagaccttttaagatcATTATAAATGGAATTTCAAACCTATAAatggctaaatgctaaggattttttatttcaaatagacCAGttggtctagatcaggggtggccaaactttttcttatgaagggccaaaaaccaaacttgactcAGACTAGTAGGTAAGGTAATTAAACATTGCCATGGCAAAttgcttaatttatttaataatatttgaatataacTAGAACACATTGCTTTATAATACAGCACATTTTTCCATATTATAATGAATCTATTACAGTTAAACAAAACCAGGTTCATTTTCTAACCATGactttttgccttgatttgctctctgatgtcttctgcatagtcctcgaTACGTCAagtgacattatttacattttaaagaatcAGATTCATTTGCAACATTTAActgaaatgtgcttttttgtagctcGGTTTTGTaggttacgtcaaattagaaatgacgatcttCGCCTCTCCGTTattctcactctcttctcagatgggacggtgggccaaatcaaaggtctTTTAGCATCCCTGGTCTAAAGAAAACGTTTTATACTAGccccattaaaaaaatgtattagttatttcttagccacatattttaaataatgcatcaaatgtaaaaagtaaacaaatcctAGTTGTATACAtgcaaattatttaaaacttaaaaaaaagaaaaacttaaaaaactataataataaactgTGTATACAGACGCAATAGTATATATAGGTCATTGTTCTCAATCTACTGTATACTGTATGGTCTATAAATGCATAGATTGTAAAGAAtgtaattaaaccatattatttataaactatttaattagctattacaatattatttataaatacagctttgttaaataatttattgag
The DNA window shown above is from Danio rerio strain Tuebingen ecotype United States chromosome 25, GRCz12tu, whole genome shotgun sequence and carries:
- the ribc2 gene encoding RIB43A-like with coiled-coils protein 2; the protein is MNQVEHLSDRVAAVHLDRRRIREQKRQERIFSDKVRTIGVDIDALGQQIKERREKEQREANELKVYADDLLCSDGIACILEQRQKKDERQLNKDIVQFRQQFQQASSRREFDLNDPELLKKQEGQRILPGLVGEDLGQKNRLRKQQEQLYSWTTQQKEEVERAKLQRKQEENQYDQIRMSLDSRALELQKMEEQTKRDLLIATKDFNLALAAEITHRRLQEHREEEENNQTEIYNQLNGDLLMENPEQNVSVLGLSRLRRDCYKGMSPQELQTYTQYQRQQAEDRKRANMEQRQKDLQEHQERMSSARAALLLERQQARINKELRRAMDNSNSQLAHIHDARKKHLQDVYTNIPDERYYSQFNTSSR